From a single Micromonospora carbonacea genomic region:
- a CDS encoding nucleotide disphospho-sugar-binding domain-containing protein: MKILFLPGPVKSNVFGVGALAVAARVSGHEVIVASTVEGAAAATGIGLPAVTTSELTLTQLLTTDRAGNALEFPTDPAELPTFVGHMFGRLAAVNLGPTRDLVTGWRPDVLVSGPHAYAGPLLAAEFGLPCARHLLTGTPIDRDGTHPGVEDELEPELSALGLDRVPDFDLAIDIFPASIRPAGGPVQPMRWTPTSEQRPVEPWMVTPGDRRRVLLTAGSLVTPTHGMDLLWNLVTALADLDVELVVAAPEEVGALVRKMPGVAHAGWVPLDMVLPTCALIVHHSGTMTALTAMQAGVPQLIIPQESRFVDWAGMLATKGIAISLPPGADTEDALAGAARRLLTEPAYATAARALADEIAEMPLPVTVVDVLRDLTEKAR; the protein is encoded by the coding sequence GTGAAGATACTCTTTCTGCCGGGGCCGGTGAAATCGAACGTATTCGGGGTGGGGGCCCTGGCCGTCGCCGCACGGGTGAGCGGCCACGAGGTCATCGTCGCGTCCACCGTGGAGGGCGCCGCCGCGGCGACGGGCATCGGCCTGCCCGCCGTGACGACGAGTGAGCTGACGCTGACCCAGCTTCTGACCACCGATCGCGCCGGGAACGCGCTGGAGTTTCCTACCGACCCCGCCGAGTTGCCGACCTTCGTCGGCCACATGTTCGGTCGTCTCGCCGCCGTCAACCTCGGCCCGACGCGTGACCTCGTCACCGGCTGGCGGCCGGACGTCCTGGTGAGCGGGCCGCACGCCTACGCCGGCCCGCTGCTGGCCGCCGAGTTCGGCCTGCCGTGCGCGCGGCACCTGCTCACCGGGACCCCGATCGACCGGGACGGCACGCACCCCGGCGTCGAGGACGAGCTCGAGCCCGAGCTGAGCGCGCTCGGCCTCGACCGGGTGCCCGACTTCGACCTGGCGATCGACATCTTCCCGGCCAGCATCCGGCCCGCGGGCGGACCGGTGCAGCCGATGCGGTGGACGCCCACCAGCGAGCAGCGGCCCGTGGAACCGTGGATGGTCACGCCGGGGGACCGGCGCCGGGTGCTGCTGACCGCCGGCAGCCTGGTCACGCCGACGCACGGCATGGACCTGTTGTGGAACCTCGTGACCGCGCTCGCGGACCTGGACGTCGAACTGGTCGTCGCCGCCCCGGAGGAGGTCGGCGCGCTGGTCCGGAAGATGCCCGGGGTGGCGCACGCGGGCTGGGTTCCGCTGGACATGGTCCTGCCCACCTGCGCCCTGATCGTGCATCACTCCGGCACGATGACCGCGCTCACCGCCATGCAGGCCGGTGTCCCGCAGCTGATCATCCCGCAGGAGAGCCGGTTCGTGGACTGGGCCGGGATGCTGGCGACCAAGGGCATCGCGATCAGCCTGCCGCCCGGTGCGGACACCGAGGACGCCCTCGCGGGTGCGGCCCGCCGGCTGCTGACCGAGCCGGCCTACGCCACGGCCGCGCGTGCCCTGGCCGACGAGATCGCCGAGATGCCCCTGCCGGTCACCGTCGTCGACGTGCTGCGGGACCTGACCGAGAAGGCGCGGTGA
- a CDS encoding glycosyltransferase family 2 protein: MTSGRPRVATVTVTTNESKWLRRCLGALVDSDTEGFDLDVHLIDNASTDGSAELVAREFPSVKITRNPTNLGFAGANNVGIRAALAAGADYVFLVNPDTWTPPRLVRAMVEFAERWPEYGIVGPLQYRYDAESTELVEFNDWTNTALWLGEQHAFAGDGMAHPSPAGSPQGRAPRTLEHAYVQGAALFARVAMLREVGVFDEVFHTYYEEVDLCRRARWAGWRVALLLDEGLQHHGGGGAATRSAYTRVHMRRNRYYYLLTDVDWHPTKATRLAARWLVADLVGRTVVGRVDPMTGARETLAAVRWLAGHAPTIAERRRSHRALRAGRTPARREVAS; this comes from the coding sequence ATGACATCGGGACGCCCGCGGGTGGCGACCGTCACGGTGACCACCAACGAGAGCAAGTGGCTGCGTCGCTGCCTGGGGGCGCTTGTCGACAGTGACACCGAAGGATTCGATCTTGACGTGCACCTGATCGACAACGCCTCCACCGACGGCAGCGCGGAGCTGGTCGCGCGGGAGTTCCCGAGCGTGAAGATCACCCGTAATCCCACCAACCTCGGGTTCGCCGGCGCCAACAACGTCGGCATCCGGGCCGCGCTCGCCGCCGGCGCCGACTACGTGTTCCTGGTCAACCCGGACACCTGGACCCCGCCACGGCTCGTCCGGGCGATGGTCGAATTCGCCGAGCGTTGGCCGGAGTACGGCATCGTCGGCCCGCTGCAATACCGCTACGACGCCGAGTCGACCGAGCTCGTCGAGTTCAACGACTGGACCAACACGGCACTCTGGCTGGGCGAACAGCACGCGTTCGCGGGCGACGGGATGGCTCATCCCTCCCCGGCCGGCAGCCCGCAAGGCCGCGCGCCGAGGACCCTGGAGCACGCGTACGTCCAGGGCGCGGCGCTGTTCGCGCGGGTGGCGATGCTGCGCGAGGTGGGCGTGTTCGATGAGGTGTTCCACACGTACTACGAGGAGGTGGACCTGTGCCGGCGGGCCAGATGGGCGGGCTGGCGGGTGGCCCTCCTGCTCGACGAGGGCCTGCAACACCACGGCGGCGGCGGTGCGGCCACGCGCAGCGCGTACACCCGGGTGCACATGCGGCGCAACCGTTACTACTACCTGCTCACGGACGTGGACTGGCACCCGACCAAGGCGACCCGGCTGGCCGCCCGGTGGCTGGTGGCGGACCTGGTCGGCCGGACCGTGGTCGGCAGGGTGGACCCGATGACCGGGGCCCGGGAAACCCTGGCGGCGGTGCGCTGGCTGGCGGGCCACGCGCCGACCATAGCGGAACGTCGACGCAGTCACCGGGCGTTGCGCGCGGGCCGTACGCCGGCACGGCGTGAGGTGGCGTCGTGA
- a CDS encoding glycosyltransferase, which yields MTGPRILISGNFHWQAGFSHTVEGYVRAAGAAGCEVRVSGPLSRMDDQVPGLLPVEPDLGWGTHLVVMFEARQFLTPEQIELATRTFPRSRRLVVDFDLHWADEHPELGVDGTAGKYTAESWRSLYSELSDVMLQPKLTGKMAPGAEFFSCIGMPETVCHPLTLGRQRDYDLQYIGSNWWRWEPLTALVEAAVTLRPVPRMRVCGRFWDGATSPGFEDATTSVPGWLAERGVELCPPVAFGQVIPEMGRSLISPVLVRPLVAGTGLLTPRMFETLASGALPALSADAEFLAEVYGDECAPLLLGDDPATTLARLTTDFERHARIVGRIQDRVREEYGYPRVLRNLLAFFG from the coding sequence GTGACCGGGCCCCGCATCCTCATCTCCGGCAACTTCCACTGGCAGGCCGGGTTCAGTCACACGGTGGAGGGCTACGTCCGGGCCGCCGGCGCGGCGGGCTGCGAGGTCCGGGTCAGCGGCCCGCTGTCGCGGATGGACGACCAGGTGCCCGGGCTCCTGCCCGTCGAGCCGGACCTCGGTTGGGGCACCCACCTGGTGGTGATGTTCGAGGCCCGGCAGTTCCTGACGCCCGAGCAGATCGAACTGGCGACCCGCACGTTCCCCCGGTCGCGCCGCCTGGTCGTGGACTTCGACCTGCACTGGGCCGACGAGCATCCGGAACTGGGCGTGGACGGCACGGCGGGCAAGTACACCGCCGAGAGCTGGCGCTCGCTCTACAGCGAGCTGAGCGACGTGATGCTACAGCCGAAGCTCACCGGGAAGATGGCCCCGGGAGCGGAGTTCTTCTCGTGCATCGGCATGCCCGAGACCGTGTGCCACCCGTTGACTCTCGGCCGGCAGCGGGACTACGACCTGCAGTACATCGGCAGCAACTGGTGGCGTTGGGAGCCGCTGACGGCCCTGGTGGAGGCGGCGGTGACGCTGCGTCCCGTGCCGCGCATGCGGGTCTGCGGCCGTTTCTGGGACGGCGCCACCTCTCCCGGGTTCGAGGACGCGACCACAAGCGTCCCGGGCTGGCTGGCGGAACGCGGCGTCGAGCTCTGCCCGCCGGTGGCCTTCGGGCAGGTGATCCCGGAGATGGGCCGGTCGCTGATCTCACCGGTCCTGGTCCGTCCCCTGGTGGCGGGCACGGGCCTGCTGACGCCGCGCATGTTCGAGACCCTGGCGTCGGGCGCCCTGCCGGCTCTCTCCGCCGACGCGGAGTTCCTCGCCGAGGTCTACGGCGACGAGTGCGCGCCCCTGCTGCTCGGCGACGATCCGGCCACGACGCTCGCCCGCCTCACCACGGACTTCGAGCGGCATGCCCGGATCGTCGGTCGGATCCAGGACCGGGTGCGGGAGGAGTACGGCTACCCCCGCGTCCTGCGGAACCTGCTGGCCTTCTTCGGGTAG
- a CDS encoding alpha-ketoacid dehydrogenase subunit beta produces the protein MPSLSYIAALNQALRDEMARDERVCIFGEDVCLGLTGITKGLAEAHDGRVVDTPLSEQAFTSLATGAAIAGQRPVVEFQIPSLLYLVFEQIANQAHKFSLMTGGQASVPVTYLVPGSGSRSGMAGQHSDHPYSLLAHVGVKTAVPATPSDAYGLLLSAIREPDPVAVFAPTLLMGTSEEIDGDLDAVPLGSARTHREGTDVTVVAVGHLVPVALQVAADLAGEASVEVIDPRTVYPVDWETLGKSISRTGRLVVIDDSNRMCGFGAEIAATAAEEFGLAVPPKRVSRPDGAVIPYALNLDHALLPDALELTKAIRAVLRR, from the coding sequence ATGCCGAGTCTGTCCTACATCGCAGCGTTGAACCAGGCCCTGCGCGACGAGATGGCCCGTGACGAACGGGTGTGCATCTTCGGCGAGGACGTCTGCCTGGGCCTCACCGGCATCACCAAGGGGCTGGCCGAGGCGCACGATGGCCGGGTGGTGGACACGCCGCTGTCCGAGCAGGCGTTCACCAGCCTGGCCACCGGGGCCGCCATCGCCGGCCAGCGTCCCGTCGTCGAGTTCCAGATCCCGTCCCTGCTGTACCTGGTGTTCGAGCAGATCGCCAACCAGGCGCACAAGTTCTCGCTGATGACCGGCGGCCAGGCCAGCGTCCCGGTCACCTATCTGGTACCCGGCTCCGGGTCCCGGTCGGGCATGGCCGGGCAGCACTCCGACCACCCGTACAGCCTGCTCGCGCACGTGGGGGTCAAGACCGCGGTGCCGGCGACGCCCAGCGACGCGTACGGCCTGCTGCTGTCGGCGATCCGGGAGCCGGATCCGGTCGCCGTGTTCGCGCCGACCCTGCTGATGGGCACGTCCGAGGAGATCGACGGTGACCTCGACGCCGTGCCGCTGGGCAGTGCCCGTACGCACCGGGAGGGCACCGATGTCACGGTGGTCGCCGTGGGCCATCTGGTCCCGGTCGCCCTCCAGGTGGCCGCCGACCTGGCCGGCGAGGCGTCGGTCGAGGTCATCGACCCGCGCACGGTCTACCCGGTCGACTGGGAGACCCTGGGCAAGTCGATCAGCCGGACCGGTCGGCTGGTGGTGATCGACGACTCGAACCGGATGTGTGGTTTCGGCGCCGAGATCGCGGCGACCGCGGCGGAGGAGTTCGGCTTGGCGGTACCGCCGAAGCGGGTGTCCCGGCCCGACGGCGCAGTGATCCCGTACGCCCTGAACCTGGACCACGCGCTGCTGCCCGACGCCCTCGAACTCACCAAGGCCATCCGGGCCGTGCTGCGTCGGTAG
- a CDS encoding thiamine pyrophosphate-dependent dehydrogenase E1 component subunit alpha produces MRLIREFEEHCLEMAVAGTIVGGIHPYIGQEAVAVGVSAHLREDDVITSTHRGHGHVLAKGADPKRTLAELYGASTGLNRGRGGSMHAADVGLGVYGANGIVGAGAPIAVGAAWAARRQGRDQQVAVAYFGDGALSQGVVLEAFNLAALWSLPVLFVCENNGYAISLPVDRGLAGDPVRRAAGFGLTAEAVDGMDVEAVTEAAGRAVAACRAGGGPHFLECVTYRFRGHHTVEHLMGINYRDEAEVASWTERDPLARQRARLAPAVADEVDAEIAALIAEAVAFAGSSPGSDPRDALDYLYAGTAPTRPGA; encoded by the coding sequence ATGCGTCTCATCCGGGAGTTCGAGGAGCACTGCCTCGAAATGGCCGTCGCCGGGACGATCGTCGGTGGTATCCACCCCTACATCGGTCAGGAGGCCGTCGCGGTGGGCGTGAGCGCCCACCTGCGAGAGGACGACGTCATCACCAGCACCCACCGTGGGCACGGCCACGTGCTCGCGAAGGGCGCCGATCCGAAGCGGACCCTGGCCGAGCTGTACGGCGCGAGCACGGGCCTCAACCGGGGGCGTGGTGGGTCGATGCACGCCGCCGACGTGGGGCTGGGCGTCTACGGCGCGAACGGGATCGTGGGCGCGGGCGCACCCATCGCGGTGGGCGCGGCCTGGGCAGCCCGACGCCAGGGCCGTGACCAGCAGGTGGCCGTGGCGTACTTCGGCGATGGCGCACTCAGCCAGGGCGTGGTGCTCGAGGCCTTCAACCTGGCGGCGTTGTGGTCGCTGCCGGTGCTGTTCGTCTGCGAGAACAACGGGTACGCCATCAGCCTGCCGGTCGACCGGGGCCTGGCGGGCGACCCGGTGCGTCGGGCGGCCGGGTTCGGCCTGACCGCCGAAGCGGTGGACGGGATGGACGTGGAGGCGGTCACCGAGGCCGCGGGGCGGGCGGTGGCCGCCTGCCGTGCCGGTGGGGGACCGCACTTCCTCGAGTGCGTCACCTACCGGTTCCGTGGTCACCACACCGTGGAACACCTGATGGGCATCAACTACCGCGACGAGGCCGAGGTGGCCAGCTGGACGGAACGTGACCCGCTGGCGCGCCAGCGGGCGCGTCTCGCGCCGGCGGTCGCCGACGAGGTCGACGCGGAGATCGCCGCGCTGATCGCCGAAGCCGTCGCGTTCGCCGGATCGAGTCCCGGGTCCGACCCGCGCGACGCTCTGGACTACCTGTACGCCGGCACGGCGCCGACGCGGCCGGGAGCGTGA